One Amphiprion ocellaris isolate individual 3 ecotype Okinawa chromosome 5, ASM2253959v1, whole genome shotgun sequence genomic region harbors:
- the LOC129348935 gene encoding LOW QUALITY PROTEIN: uncharacterized protein K02A2.6-like (The sequence of the model RefSeq protein was modified relative to this genomic sequence to represent the inferred CDS: substituted 2 bases at 2 genomic stop codons) produces the protein MATVGSLTEFADRDGDWIEYVERLEHFFLANDIDNEGKKRSILLSVCGAKTYKLIRNLATPRKPRDLSFKELVTLVQNHHCPKPSVIVQRFKFHTHSRKLGVSVAAFVAELRQLSEHCEFGSVLDDMLRDRLVCGINDDCMQRRLLGETALNFKKVLDIAQAMETAANNTKDIQKANDSVQPTAVHRLSKEKKDKPQKSVECYRCGGAHFANDCGFKDSMCHNCKKKGHIAKKCRGRAKDKQKKEWKMKPKWDTHHLQSEVPEEERAFNMFNLKEPRAEPICATLQVNGKGLQMEVDTGASASVTSQATYHRLWRXGGAPALKETNIRLRQYTGECIPLLGAIEVNLAYQGQEATVRLLVVEGEGPTLLGCDVLQKICLNWREIRYVTEIGDILAKYADVFKDELGTLRGTTVKLCVDPNAQPRFFKPRAVLYAMKAKVEAELERLQQLGIIEPIEFSDWAAPIVPVLKGDGEARICGDYKLTINQASQLDTYPLPXVEDLFATLAGGQTFTKLDMSHAYQQLLLDEESKKYVTINTHKGLFKYNRLVFGVASSPAIFQRTMDNLLQNIPHVAVYLDDILVTGRTEEEHLRNLDRVLNRMAEAGLRLKRSKCVFQAPSVTYLGHRISAQGLSPLEEKVRAIKEAPSPNNVAELRSFLGLVNYYGKFLPDLSTVLAPLYQLLHKDSSWQWRQTQQKAFQQVKELLHLAPLLVHFDPDKDVILSCDASPYGVGAVLSHRMEDGTEKPIGYVSRTLTAAEKGYSQLEKEGLAVVFAVKPFHQYLYGRPFTIFTDHKPLLGLFSESKGISPMASARVQCWALTLSAYQYHILYKAGSENVNADAFSRLPLPDTPSLCSLPPETVFLLERLSTSLVTAKQIKMWTDRDPVLSQVKCWLMQGWPAAVEQEELKPYARRQQELSVQDGCVLWGSRVIVPPPGRAQIMEVLHEAHPGVSRMKSLARSFVWWPGLDTAFEEKVKACSQCQANQKMPAAAPLHPWEWPSRPWSRLHLDFAVPFMDHMFLVLVDSHSKWLEAHIMSNITASLTADTLRSIFATHGLPDTVVTDNGPTFTSDVFKVFMEKNGIRHIRTAPYHPASNGLAERAVETLKAGLRKMSGHSLEMKLSRFLFQYQITPHSTTGLTPAEMLMGRKPKSHLDLLRPDVGARVARSQDEQKARRDLHARERLFKPGDSVYVKNFGSGSPWLPGVIHRCSGPVSVIVDLQDGRLIRRHLDHVRVRTGEEGKGPQSVSHEDSVDSSMDSVVVPVDPEHTDELSVQTGSPSPATNISNGALSAPGTVNTTAELRRSKRQHKPPDRLSL, from the coding sequence ATGGCTACAGTCGGCTCACTCACTGAATTTGCCGACAGAGACGGCGACTGGATTGAATATGTCGAAAGGCTGGAGCACTTTTTCCTGGCAAATGACATTGACAACGAGGGGAAGAAGAGGTCGATTCTTCTCAGTGTGTGCGGAGCGAAGACGTACAAGTTGATACGTAATTTAGCAACACCTCGGAAGCCCAGAGATCTCAGTTTCAAAGAACTGGTAACGCTGGTACAGAACCATCACTGCCCGAAACCCTCTGTGATTGTTCAACGCTTCAAATTCCACACTCATTCACGTAAGTTGGGAGTTTCAGTGGCTGCATTTGTGGCTGAGCTAAGACAATTGTCCGAGCACTGTGAGTTTGGAAGTGTGCTGGATGACATGCTGCGCGACAGGTTGGTCTGTGGCATAAATGACGACTGCATGCAGCGCCGCTTGTTAGGAGAAACAGCGCTTAATTTCAAAAAGGTGCTGGATATTGCTCAGgccatggaaacagcagctaATAATACTAAAGACATTCAAAAGGCTAATGACAGTGTGCAGCCAACCGCCGTTCATCGTTTGTCcaaggaaaagaaagacaagcCACAAAAGTCAGTTGAATGTTACCGGTGTGGGGGAGCACATTTTGCCAATGACTGTGGTTTCAAAGACAGTATGTGCCATAACTGCAAGAAAAAGGGGCACATAGCCAAAAAGTGCAGAGGCAGGGCTaaagataaacagaaaaaggaGTGGAAAATGAAACCCAAATGGGACACACATCACCTGCAGAGCGAGGTACCTGAGGAGGAGCGTGCATTCAACATGTTCAACCTCAAGGAGCCACGGGCAGAGCCCATCTGTGCAACACTACAGGTAAATGGCAAAGGGCTACAAATGGAAGTGGACACGGGAGCCTCAGCTTCAGTGACAAGTCAAGCTACCTACCACAGATTGTGGCGCTAGGGAGGGGCGCCTGCACTCAAAGAGACTAATATCAGGCTGAGACAGTATACTGGTGAGTGCATTCCACTTCTGGGAGCTATAGAGGTAAATCTGGCATATCAAGGCCAGGAGGCCACAGTGAGGCTACTGGTGGTGGAAGGAGAGGGACCTACTTTGCTGGGATGTGACGTCCTACAGAAAATCTGCCTCAACTGGAGAGAAATCAGGTACGTTACAGAGATAGGAGATATACTTGCCAAGTATGCAGACGTGTTTAAGGATGAGCTAGGCACCCTGCGGGGGACAACAGTTAAGCTGTGTGTGGATCCCAATGCACAGCCACGCTTTTTCAAACCACGTGCAGTGCTATATGCCATGAAGGCCAAAGTGGAAGCAGAGTTGGAGAGACTGCAGCAGCTAGGCATCATCGAGCCTATTGAGTTCTCTGACTGGGCAGCCCCGATTGTGCCAGTGCTGAAAGGGGACGGCGAGGCGCGCATATGTGGTGATTACAAACTGACAATAAATCAAGCCTCTCAGCTTGATACCTATCCACTGCCCTGAGTGGAGGACCTGTTTGCTACGCTGGCAGGTGGGCAAACGTTTACAAAACTGGACATGAGTCATGCATACCAGCAACTGCTGCTGGACGAAGAGTCTAAGAAATATGTGACTATCAACACACATAAGGGACTGTTTAAGTACAACCGCCTAGTGTTTGGCGTCGCTTCCAGTCCAGCTATTTTCCAACGCACCATGGACAATCTCCTGCAAAACATTCCCCATGTAGCTGTCTACTTAGACGACATCTTGGTGACAGGTAGAACTGAAGAGGAGCATCTGCGAAACCTCGATCGAGTGTTGAACAGAATGGCAGAAGCCGGGCTGCGCCTGAAACGCAGCAAGTGTGTTTTTCAAGCTCCAAGTGTCACCTACCTGGGCCATCGGATTTCAGCTCAGGGCCTGTCTCCACTGGAAGAGAAAGTGAGGGCGATAAAGGAAGCTCCAAGTCCAAATAATGTTGCAGAGCTCAGGTCATTTCTGGGCTTAGTGAACTACTATGGGAAGTTTTTGCCTGACCTCTCTACTGTTCTCGCACCACTCTATCAGTTGTTGCACAAAGACAGTTCGTGGCAATGGCGACAAACTCAACAGAAAGCATTTCAACAGGTAAAAGAACTCTTACACTTAGCACCCCTGCTCGTGCACTTTGATCCAGACAAGGACGTCATCTTATCCTGTGATGCCTCACCGTATGGTGTAGGAGCTGTCCTTTCTCACCGCATGGAGGATGGCACAGAAAAGCCTATTGGATATGTGTCACGTACACTTACAGCAGCTGAAAAAGGCTACTCACAGCTCGAGAAGGAAGGGCTAGCTGTAGTTTTTGCTGTAAAACCTTTTCATCAGTACCTGTATGGCCGCCCTTTTACCATCTTTACAGACCATAAGCCCCTATTAGGTCTGTTTAGTGAGTCTAAAGGCATCTCACCCATGGCTTCAGCTCGTGTACAGTGCTGGGCATTAACATTATCAGCATACCAGTATCACATATTATACAAGGCAGggagtgaaaatgtaaatgcagaTGCTTTCAGCCGTCTCCCCCTCCCTGACACTCCAAGTCTGTGTAGTCTACCCCCAGAGACTGTGTTTTTGTTAGAGAGACTATCTACCTCCCTTGTGACAGCCAAGCAAATCAAAATGTGGACTGACCGAGACCCTGTGTTGTCACAGGTTAAGTGCTGGCTAATGCAGGGCTGGCCAGCAGCAGTTGAGCAGGAAGAGCTTAAACCTTATGCTAGACGTCAGCAAGAGCTCAGTGTTCAGGATGGCTGCGTCCTCTGGGGATCCAGAGTCATTGTCCCACCCCCAGGTAGAGCTCAGATCATGGAAGTACTACATGAAGCCCATCCAGGGGTGTCCCGCATGAAAAGCCTCGCCAGGTCCTTTGTGTGGTGGCCTGGGTTGGACACTGCCTTCGAAGAAAAGGTAAAAGCATGTTCACAATGTCAGGCGAATCAAAAGATGccagctgcagctccactcCACCCATGGGAGTGGCCTAGTCGTCCATGGTCCAGACTACACCTGGATTTTGCAGTTCCATTTATGGATCACATGTTCCTAGTGTTAGTGGACTCACATTCCAAGTGGCTCGAAGCACACATTATGTCCAACATCACAGCTTCACTCACCGCTGATACTCTCAGAAGCATCTTTGCTACACATGGTCTGCCAGATACTGTTGTCACAGACAATGGGCCTACTTTCACCAGTGATGTTTTCAAGGTGTTCATGGAGAAAAATGGGATCCGTCACATTCGTACTGCACCTTATCACCCCGCCTCCAACGGCTTAGCAGAACGTGCAGTTGAAACACTGAAAGCAGGTCTGCGAAAGATGTCAGGACATTCACTAGAAATGAAGCTTTCACGTTTCCTGTTCCAGTACCAGATTACTCCTCACTCAACCACCGGATTGACGCCGGCTGAGATGCTTATGGGGAGGAAACCCAAATCTCATCTGGATCTGCTTCGTCCAGATGTGGGAGCCAGAGTTGCCCGGTCACAAGATGAGCAGAAAGCTAGACGAGACCTGCATGCTAGAGAGCGGTTGTTTAAACCAGGGGACAGTGTTTATGTCAAAAACTTTGGCAGTGGCTCGCCGTGGCTGCCAGGTGTCATTCACCGCTGTTCTGGTCCTGTGTCTGTTATTGTGGACTTACAGGATGGCAGACTGATTCGCAGGCATCTCGACCACGTGCGTGTCCGCACTGGTGAAGAGGGGAAGGGGCCTCAGAGTGTTTCACACGAGGACAGTGTGGACAGCTCTATGGACTCTGTGGTGGTACCAGTTGACCCTGAGCACACTGATGAGCTATCAGTGCAAACTGGTTCACCTTCACCAGCCACAAATATTTCCAATGGAGCACTCTCTGCTCCTGGAACTGTGAACACTACTGCAGAACTGAGAAGGTCAAAGAGGCAGCACAAGCCTCCTGATAGACTGAGTTTATGA